TTGTATTTGGTGGACAGCTTCGAAGGAAAGGAACGCTAGATGTTTTGAAGGCAACAATAGCCCCATTTTCAAATGATAGAGATGAACTGTTTTGTGTTGTTTATGTTTTTGGTGCAAAGAGAATTATGTAAATGATGTAGACTCCGATATCAGACATGATAGATTCCTTGTGAGAAGTGAAAGGATTTCCAATACTTTTGGAAGCTGCACATGGTTAGCAACACAACCCTTGTAACAagtttttttaatacaaatgttactttctccaaaaaaaaaatctataggaTATTGTTTGTTAGAATCATATTCTGATatagattattttttgtatACAGGAGATTTTTcgattaaaattatttaccttattGAAAAATGGAAGGAGTTCAAGAAATATTTCCATCAGAAATGTGAAGCTGCATCTATATGTTCAGTCGAGAAACCTTCATGACTAGTCATGTTTCTGCTATGCAAATTTCTGATGTAACTAACTTCACAACCCTAGTGCAGTCTCTCagtgaaataaaattttatctactcatcaaagaaataaaagcagcgaaaaataaatctttcttGCTGTCTGTTTGGTGAAGTATACTGTGACTAGCAGTAGTATTACAAGGGACCTGTTCAACCTCTATCGACTAATAAACATCTTGAAACAATAGCAATACATTTGAAAAGGAATTGAGGACCATCATATTGGACTTACATGGACCAGTTTGTTGCCCAAGCTTTGCCATGTCCCAGACCTGTAAAATGGGGGACTTAGATAAGAAGATGATCAAAGTtgccaatttcaaaaaaaagagaagtaaaTCAAGGATCAACAGATACTTTATTTGTGACAACAAAATTTCAACATTATTCAGAACCTACAAGCACCTTCAGAGATGAGTCTGAGAATCCACCAGCCACTAGTGATCCATCATGAGATATTGATGCACAGTTTAGTCTATAGACATTTACAGATGAAATCACTAAGATTAGAATATGTTCCTGAAAACAAATTCCACACTTGAAAGATTCAAGATCATGAAAACTTACCCATTATGTGTATTAACAAATGTATAGAAGCTAACTGAGGGCAATGATGCATTACTCAACTGTACACGGTTCCTCAAGTCCTCCAGAATAGAAAGTTCTACCTCTACAGGTCTGTGACAAATTTTCTTTCAGTTAAGATGATCCAAGATCCAAGAAATATGAAAGTGCATGTCTAAGATCAATACTATCACAAATTTACCAACTTCAAATCAAGGACAAGTCTAAGTGAAAGCTTTAATCAGAGTAGGATTTTTGGAGGGAAAAAAAGGAACCAAGAGCAAAAGATCTtgtaatatatatttcatttcatgaaacaacccccccccccccccccccccccccacacacacacacagatATGAAACATAATGTAGTTGGTACAGCTGAACAAGAAAACATATACTTATCTGCCCCCTGGCATCCATGTTTTTCATGTTATTTGAAGAGTATATGAATGCGTATAAGGAAATATACTATGAGTATGACTttattaaagatattttaattatcaaaaaaatctactccctccgtttcaaattGAGGACTtgttttgacttggcacggaatttaagaaaataaagaagatatttAAATCTTGCGGTCTAAAATCAAAGATCTATCAAATGTACCGAAATGCCTTTTattcttgtggtcttaaacatgccatgtgggaagtaaaatttaaaacttgcTAAAAAAGGgaagggtcattcttttttcaatggactaaaaaggaaagtaggtcaaacaaattgaaacggagggagtactatgaGTATGACACACCACAGAAAGGATTGAAGCTCAATCACATTTTCCTCATCCTTCATAATATTCCTTTTTGATGCAACTCCTTAGTATAGCAGTTTCACTTAATGTTTCCTAATGGATCATGATGACtgtatttcaaataaaattatgacCTCCAACAAGAGTGTCTTTTCCAAGTAAGGGGAAGGATGTCGtaggagagaaaaaaaacaatagggccctctctttttcttttggtaaGTAAGATAATAGGATTGAGGAATACATAGCAGGTAAAGCAAGTTCCGGTTTGACACGTGGTGCAGTTGTCACCGTGCTACTCTCTGTACGAGAAGATTTCCCTGTTGCAACCCCAACTTTGTCCTTCTTTAGTTTTTTAAGAGGTGCACCTTGTTTACCACCTTCAACTGACTTCTTCTgaaaaaaaggcaaaataagaacaataaATGTGGAAGGATGACACCAAATAAAATTTACACCACTAATGAAATAGAAAGATACGATAATTTTAGTGGGaaatatttatgaatatgatCAAGTGGGAAATGAACAGACAGAAATTCAATACCTTGTTTTCTTCCACTTCTCTTTCCTTAGGATCTCCGTCAAACTTTTCTGAGTCTGGAACCGAACCTCCTGTCTTTTCTAACCGTTCTTCTAAAGAATCTTCAAGCAGCtgcaaattaaattattaacaCATCTCCTGgggataaaatttaaaacatggaAGACCTACATTACACAGACTTTTCTAAAATTGAGGGCTATGATCCGTGTCGGGGGTGTCAGACTCATTAAATTCTGTCTAGGATATGTGGATACAAATAGAATATCAAACACAGGTAAAGGGGAttcttaataaaaatgaaagtaatCATTTCACCTCagtattttattcattaatatgCTTTGTTATTTGGATTGGTCCACtccatacacacacacacatggAATGTAAGATTGGCCCGTTCCACCGCGAAAGGTAGGTTATATTACGACTATTATCTCATTAGGCCTGCTACAATATTTTTGTAGTATTAAATATTCAGCCCATTTTACATTTGAACCAAATCTTTTGCGGAAAAAACCCAATCTTATAGGAAGCAAAAGCTACCCCACTCCCTAAAGTGAAGAGGAAATAATGAACGAAAGAGTTCTGGAAAACCCACGCAtcactccccccccccccccccccccccccccccccccccccccccaaagtaacaaaacaaaaataaggagGATGAAGATTAAGGCGAAAGAAGGGGCCACTCCAT
This Solanum stenotomum isolate F172 unplaced genomic scaffold, ASM1918654v1 scaffold34591, whole genome shotgun sequence DNA region includes the following protein-coding sequences:
- the LOC125852390 gene encoding transcription initiation factor TFIID subunit 5-like gives rise to the protein MTVSPGQPGSISDDAEVVTLVASGHDASLINQKEVHWGLLEDSLEERLEKTGGSVPDSEKFDGDPKEREVEENKKKSVEGGKQGAPLKKLKKDKVGVATGKSSRTESSTVTTAPRVKPELALPAIPVEVELSILEDLRNRVQLSNASLPSVSFYTFVNTHNGLNCASISHDGSLVAGGFSDSSLKVWDMAKLGQQTGPSFLQGETDSPSSEHVLGSSGGRRCYTLLQGHSGPVYSASFSPDGDFLLSSSSDSTIRLWSTKLNANVVCYKGHNYPVWDVQFSPAGHYFASSSHDRTAKIWSVDRIQPLRIMAGHLSDVD